The Fortiea contorta PCC 7126 genome has a segment encoding these proteins:
- a CDS encoding helix-turn-helix transcriptional regulator, whose product MGAIGKTYHSINTVMAKIISEAECQETWYGANKITQYPDPLDASDIIYLCPEQFGTGYDRCIELRDIDLLIRNQKYHDDLQIVFEPYQDKFGSIEFGFNLSANYTSQQSDITIKRGSKENFLQWDLPEQEYNSFAHTSFKNVHCLKVDIHLKSAEILKNFVCCINQELPPGLIKLIEGKSQQNYVDNNQLTPAMYLPLQQIINCPFQGMTKQIYLEAKCLELIALKLEQLTKIKNISVKSITLKPRDIEKIHRAREILIFQSENPPSLLNLAQKVGINDNKLKNGFRQIFGTTVFGYLHNHRMEIARQLLQDGKMHVAAVANEVGYANPGHFAAAFKRKFGVSPSECKAGKKICDLF is encoded by the coding sequence ATGGGTGCAATTGGCAAGACTTACCATTCTATAAATACAGTAATGGCAAAAATCATTTCAGAAGCTGAGTGCCAAGAAACATGGTACGGTGCTAATAAAATTACTCAGTATCCAGATCCTTTAGATGCTTCTGACATTATCTACTTATGTCCTGAGCAGTTTGGTACAGGATACGATCGCTGTATCGAATTACGAGATATTGATCTTTTGATTCGTAATCAGAAATATCATGATGATTTACAAATAGTATTTGAACCATATCAAGATAAATTTGGATCTATAGAGTTCGGTTTTAATTTATCAGCTAACTATACTTCTCAGCAATCAGATATAACCATCAAAAGAGGTAGCAAAGAAAATTTTTTACAGTGGGATTTACCAGAGCAAGAATACAATTCTTTTGCTCATACTTCATTTAAAAATGTGCACTGCTTGAAAGTTGACATACATCTTAAATCTGCAGAGATTTTAAAGAATTTTGTGTGCTGTATAAATCAAGAACTACCACCAGGTTTAATTAAACTGATTGAAGGCAAAAGTCAACAAAATTACGTAGATAACAATCAACTGACTCCGGCGATGTATCTACCGCTTCAACAAATTATTAATTGTCCATTTCAAGGCATGACTAAACAGATTTATTTAGAGGCTAAGTGTTTAGAATTAATTGCGTTGAAATTAGAGCAACTGACAAAAATTAAAAATATATCTGTTAAATCTATAACTCTTAAACCTAGGGATATTGAGAAGATTCACCGCGCACGAGAAATTCTAATTTTTCAATCAGAAAACCCTCCTTCTCTGTTAAATTTAGCCCAAAAAGTAGGTATAAATGATAACAAATTAAAAAATGGATTTCGTCAAATATTCGGTACAACAGTCTTTGGTTACTTGCATAATCATCGCATGGAAATAGCTCGACAGCTGCTGCAAGACGGAAAAATGCACGTAGCTGCGGTTGCGAATGAAGTGGGATATGCAAATCCTGGTCATTTTGCGGCTGCATTTAAACGCAAGTTTGGCGTTAGTCCCTCTGAGTGTAAAGCCGGGAAAAAAATATGCGATTTATTCTAA
- a CDS encoding element excision factor XisH family protein, translating into MPAKDRYHNNVKNALIKDGWTITDDPFHLKWGKRDMYVDLGAEKLIAAEKEGQRIAVEIKTFRSVSDMTDLEHSLGQYLAYRSVMTRTNPERILYLAVRDEVYADIFDEPIAKLLVEDYKVNIVVFRLEQEVIFKWIPWSNTGN; encoded by the coding sequence ATGCCAGCTAAAGACCGCTATCACAATAACGTCAAAAATGCCCTAATTAAAGACGGGTGGACAATTACCGATGATCCTTTTCATCTCAAGTGGGGAAAAAGAGATATGTATGTTGACTTAGGTGCAGAAAAACTCATTGCTGCTGAAAAGGAAGGACAGCGAATAGCAGTTGAGATTAAAACATTTCGCAGTGTCTCAGACATGACTGATTTGGAACACTCACTGGGACAGTATCTCGCATACCGTTCTGTGATGACCAGAACAAATCCTGAGCGCATTCTCTATCTCGCTGTGCGTGATGAAGTATACGCCGATATCTTTGACGAGCCAATTGCTAAACTTTTGGTGGAGGATTACAAGGTTAATATAGTTGTATTTAGGCTAGAGCAAGAGGTGATTTTTAAATGGATACCTTGGAGCAATACAGGCAATTAA
- a CDS encoding pirin family protein → MSQNTKTHLIHDRNARGHAQLGWLDSYHTFSFGSFYDPHRMGFRSLRVINDDRIAPGAGFPTHSHENMEILTYVLSGAVEHKDSLGTGSVIRPGDAQIMSAGTGISHSEFNPSPTEALHLLQIWILPDQQGLAPRYEQKAFSRDEKHGKLRLIAAKDGRDGAVTIHQDVDLYASVLESGDVVNYRVQPGRYAWLQIAQGIVSLNGEELRAGDGVQISGEEQLEITTDISAEILLFDLG, encoded by the coding sequence ATGTCTCAAAATACAAAAACCCATCTAATTCATGATAGAAACGCCCGTGGTCATGCTCAACTCGGCTGGCTCGATAGCTACCACACATTTTCTTTCGGTAGCTTCTACGATCCTCACCGGATGGGCTTTCGCTCACTACGAGTAATCAATGACGATCGCATTGCTCCCGGTGCTGGATTTCCTACCCATAGTCATGAAAATATGGAAATCCTCACCTATGTTCTATCAGGTGCGGTAGAACATAAAGACAGCTTGGGTACAGGTTCAGTAATTCGCCCCGGTGACGCCCAAATTATGAGCGCCGGTACTGGTATCAGCCACAGCGAATTCAATCCCTCACCCACGGAAGCGCTCCATTTATTGCAAATCTGGATTCTTCCTGATCAACAAGGATTAGCGCCAAGATATGAACAGAAAGCGTTCTCTAGAGACGAAAAACACGGTAAACTCCGCTTAATCGCTGCTAAAGACGGTCGTGATGGCGCCGTCACCATACACCAAGATGTGGATTTATACGCTTCTGTTTTAGAAAGTGGCGACGTTGTTAATTATCGCGTCCAACCTGGTCGCTACGCTTGGTTGCAAATAGCCCAAGGTATAGTATCTTTGAACGGTGAAGAACTCAGAGCCGGTGATGGTGTGCAAATCAGCGGTGAAGAACAACTCGAAATCACCACCGACATCAGCGCAGAGATTTTACTGTTTGATTTGGGATAA
- a CDS encoding dolichyl-phosphate-mannose--protein mannosyltransferase — translation MAKKVNLNSMPWFRIGILGIFLLSLALRFWGLERFNTLVFDEVYFAKFGNNYLTQTPFFNAHPPLSQYIIGIGIWLGSHVPFWQEPVNGLTGSLRSPWSYRWLNALTGSFIPVIVTAIAYQISRRRSFALLAGLFTACDGIFLVESRYALNNIYIVIFGLLGQLCLLLALDNQKQRRSLWLILAGISFGASAGTKWNGLWFLLGAYLIWITAWMIHYLHTLTSPSTPSFSSPQTPLQNLTQLNIFQMIFYLGIIPAFIYSIIWIPHLQLDQRYGFIQVHQQILNFHLQLGGNSRDVHPYCAAWYKWPLMMRPMAYYYQTTQSFTDPLPVMGPNLPAGVGKVIYDVHAMGNPVLWWLGMGAMLFLLAMLLTKMAIPLIKQQRWIVPENLSVDTWIALYLVLNYAANLLPWVKVTRCVFIYHYMCAVVFVFLAIAWFVDQCLRSYYHQLRAFGVTLAFLIIAAFIYWMPIYLGLPLSVDDYKMRMLFDSWI, via the coding sequence ATGGCTAAAAAAGTGAATCTAAATTCTATGCCTTGGTTCCGGATAGGAATATTGGGTATATTTCTCTTATCACTAGCTTTAAGGTTTTGGGGATTAGAGCGATTTAACACTCTCGTGTTTGATGAAGTTTATTTTGCGAAATTTGGCAATAACTATCTTACTCAAACGCCATTTTTTAATGCTCATCCTCCTCTTAGTCAATATATCATCGGTATAGGAATTTGGTTAGGAAGTCATGTTCCTTTTTGGCAAGAACCGGTGAATGGGTTGACTGGTTCATTGCGATCTCCTTGGAGTTATCGCTGGCTAAATGCTCTCACTGGCTCATTTATTCCTGTCATTGTCACCGCTATTGCTTATCAAATTAGTCGCCGTCGCAGCTTTGCTTTGTTAGCAGGTTTATTCACTGCTTGTGACGGTATTTTTCTAGTTGAATCTCGTTATGCTTTGAACAATATTTATATTGTTATCTTTGGTTTGTTAGGGCAATTATGTTTATTATTGGCATTAGATAATCAAAAACAACGCCGTTCTTTATGGTTAATTTTAGCTGGGATTAGTTTTGGTGCTTCGGCTGGTACTAAATGGAATGGTTTGTGGTTTTTATTAGGTGCTTATTTAATTTGGATAACAGCATGGATGATTCATTACCTCCATACTTTGACATCGCCCTCAACCCCCTCTTTTTCTTCACCTCAAACACCACTACAAAATCTTACGCAATTAAATATTTTCCAGATGATATTTTATTTAGGAATAATCCCAGCTTTCATCTACAGTATTATCTGGATTCCCCATTTACAACTAGACCAAAGATATGGATTTATTCAAGTTCATCAGCAAATTTTAAATTTTCATCTCCAGTTGGGTGGAAATAGTCGTGATGTCCATCCTTACTGCGCTGCGTGGTACAAATGGCCGTTAATGATGCGACCAATGGCTTATTATTATCAAACAACCCAAAGTTTTACAGATCCTCTCCCAGTGATGGGGCCTAATTTACCTGCTGGGGTGGGAAAAGTAATCTATGATGTTCATGCGATGGGTAATCCCGTTTTGTGGTGGTTGGGGATGGGGGCTATGCTATTTTTATTAGCGATGCTGTTAACGAAAATGGCAATTCCTTTGATTAAGCAACAGCGGTGGATAGTACCTGAAAATTTAAGTGTTGATACTTGGATTGCTTTGTATTTAGTTTTAAATTATGCTGCCAATTTATTACCTTGGGTTAAAGTAACAAGGTGCGTATTTATTTACCATTATATGTGTGCAGTGGTATTTGTATTTTTAGCGATCGCTTGGTTTGTAGATCAGTGTCTTCGCAGCTATTACCATCAGTTGCGGGCTTTTGGTGTTACTCTTGCTTTTCTAATTATTGCTGCTTTTATCTATTGGATGCCGATTTATCTGGGTTTACCTTTATCTGTAGATGATTATAAAATGAGGATGTTATTTGATTCTTGGATTTAA
- a CDS encoding TonB-dependent siderophore receptor → MKSRQLSRISLAFTLIAILTEPATGSEVSATNQGSKKHDFVNNLAPLLVQQSISQVVKVTGIQLKSTSTGIELVLQTSQGEALKPVDQTKGNSFIADIPNAVLELPDGKEFRSLNPVNGIVSVSVTALDANSIRVTVIGEASSPKVELFDDPQGLVFGFTPASSSQAQTQPTPQQQPSSETEPKQPVAESNEPIELVVTGEQDGYRAPNASTATKTDTPLRDIPQSIQVIPRQIIDDQKTTRLRDVLQNVSGVTPGSGYQNSTDRFRIRGFVQETAFRDGILENNPATNFANVERVEVLKGPASVLFGNTQPGGIVNIVTKQPLSDPYYNVELSVGNYAFYRTALDLSGPLNVDKTLLYRLNVAYENAGSFRDFISSENIFVAPVIAWKASENTDLKFFFEYTDREYKPDRGVFAIGDRPGSVPITRFFGEPSINEGAITNSKFGYNLEHRFSQDWQLRQTLAINIWESDEIRVQFRGLQADGRTGRRDIANFGGTVEEDYRLQTDVIGNFKTGTITHKLLFGVDLNRSTSVSNGFSNGPFASIDIFNPVYFVPITRPTTPYRVQNFTDTLGFYLQDQITIAENLKLLLGGRFDTISNEDKDLATQSVINSNNSAFTPRVGIVYQPIPPISLYASYAESFVPVYGRSRDNSPFDPERGKQYEIGVKGEMFDGRLSATLAAYHLTKSNVLTTDPTDANFSVQVGEQTSKGIELDIVGQIAPGWNVIATYGYTDARVTRDNDLPVGNRLQNVAENTASLWTTYELQQGNLKGLGFGLGLYYVGDRPGDFQQSFILPSYFRTDASLFYKQDNWRIGLNVKNIFDITYYVETQGRNIVYPGEPFTVIGSVSFTF, encoded by the coding sequence ATGAAATCGAGGCAACTCAGTCGGATAAGTTTGGCATTTACTCTGATAGCGATATTGACAGAGCCTGCAACTGGGAGCGAAGTCTCAGCGACAAATCAAGGATCAAAAAAGCATGATTTTGTCAATAATCTGGCTCCATTATTAGTACAACAATCTATCAGCCAAGTTGTTAAAGTTACGGGAATTCAACTCAAGAGCACGAGTACAGGTATTGAATTAGTCCTACAAACTTCTCAGGGAGAAGCACTCAAACCTGTTGATCAAACTAAAGGTAATAGCTTCATTGCAGATATCCCGAATGCCGTCTTGGAACTGCCAGATGGTAAAGAGTTCCGCTCTCTTAATCCTGTCAATGGTATTGTTTCTGTCAGTGTAACAGCGCTTGATGCTAATAGTATTCGAGTCACAGTTATAGGGGAAGCAAGTAGTCCAAAGGTGGAATTATTTGACGACCCACAGGGTTTAGTGTTTGGTTTTACGCCAGCCTCATCTTCTCAAGCACAAACTCAGCCGACCCCCCAACAACAGCCAAGTAGTGAAACCGAGCCAAAACAACCAGTAGCAGAGAGTAATGAGCCGATTGAGTTGGTGGTGACGGGTGAGCAAGATGGGTATCGGGCGCCAAATGCGTCAACAGCAACAAAAACTGACACCCCTCTGCGCGACATTCCCCAATCGATTCAGGTGATTCCCCGACAGATTATTGACGATCAAAAAACAACCAGATTGCGGGATGTTTTGCAAAATGTCAGTGGAGTAACACCAGGTTCAGGCTATCAAAACTCAACTGATAGATTCAGAATTCGGGGATTTGTTCAAGAAACAGCTTTTCGAGATGGAATTCTTGAAAATAACCCAGCCACAAATTTTGCTAATGTGGAACGGGTTGAGGTACTCAAAGGCCCAGCATCTGTACTGTTTGGAAACACTCAACCAGGTGGAATTGTCAATATTGTGACAAAGCAGCCTCTGAGCGACCCCTACTACAATGTTGAGCTGAGTGTGGGAAATTATGCTTTCTATCGCACTGCTTTGGATTTATCAGGGCCTTTAAATGTAGACAAAACCCTGCTCTATCGTCTCAATGTTGCCTACGAGAATGCTGGTAGTTTCAGAGATTTTATTAGTTCCGAGAATATATTTGTTGCACCAGTCATAGCTTGGAAGGCGAGCGAAAATACGGATTTAAAATTTTTCTTTGAATATACGGACAGAGAGTATAAACCCGATCGCGGAGTGTTTGCAATTGGCGATCGCCCTGGGTCAGTTCCCATCACTCGATTTTTTGGTGAACCTTCCATTAACGAAGGTGCTATCACAAACTCTAAGTTCGGGTACAATCTCGAACACCGCTTCAGTCAAGATTGGCAATTGCGTCAGACTTTAGCCATCAACATCTGGGAAAGTGATGAAATTCGCGTCCAGTTTAGAGGATTGCAAGCAGATGGACGCACAGGTAGAAGAGACATCGCTAATTTTGGTGGAACTGTGGAAGAGGACTACAGACTCCAGACTGATGTTATTGGTAACTTTAAAACAGGAACAATTACCCACAAGCTGCTGTTTGGCGTAGACTTGAACCGTAGTACCAGTGTTTCTAATGGCTTTTCCAACGGGCCTTTTGCATCCATCGATATTTTTAATCCTGTTTACTTTGTTCCCATTACCCGTCCCACTACTCCCTACAGAGTTCAAAATTTCACAGATACACTAGGCTTCTATCTGCAAGACCAGATAACTATAGCTGAAAACCTGAAGTTACTCCTGGGTGGTCGCTTTGATACCATCAGCAATGAAGATAAGGACTTAGCGACTCAAAGTGTAATTAACAGCAATAATTCTGCCTTTACACCCCGTGTTGGCATTGTCTATCAACCCATTCCTCCCATTTCTCTGTATGCAAGCTATGCAGAATCCTTTGTCCCAGTCTACGGACGCTCTAGAGACAATTCTCCTTTTGATCCTGAACGTGGGAAACAGTATGAAATAGGTGTTAAAGGAGAAATGTTTGACGGGAGACTTTCAGCAACATTAGCAGCTTACCACCTGACAAAATCCAACGTTTTAACTACTGATCCCACTGATGCCAATTTTTCAGTTCAAGTGGGAGAACAAACTAGCAAGGGTATCGAGCTTGATATCGTCGGACAAATAGCACCGGGTTGGAATGTAATTGCTACCTATGGTTATACAGATGCTAGAGTCACCCGCGATAATGATTTGCCTGTTGGCAATCGCTTGCAAAATGTCGCAGAAAATACTGCCAGTTTATGGACAACTTATGAACTTCAACAAGGAAATTTAAAAGGTTTGGGTTTTGGTTTAGGTCTTTATTATGTAGGCGATCGCCCCGGAGATTTCCAGCAATCCTTTATCCTGCCGAGTTATTTTCGTACAGATGCATCTCTGTTTTACAAACAAGATAACTGGAGAATTGGTCTCAATGTCAAAAATATTTTTGACATTACCTACTATGTGGAAACTCAGGGACGCAACATTGTTTACCCAGGCGAGCCGTTTACGGTGATTGGCTCTGTTTCTTTCACATTCTAA
- a CDS encoding XisI protein — MDTLEQYRQLIRNILIEHTQIPFSIGDIQFETVFDSQQDRYLLMILGREPAYDLSPTVTRRVHGCLIHVDIIDGKIWIQRDGTEEGIATELVRAGVPKDRIVLGFRSEELRRDSDFAVA; from the coding sequence ATGGATACCTTGGAGCAATACAGGCAATTAATTAGGAATATTCTGATTGAACATACGCAGATACCTTTCAGCATTGGTGATATTCAATTTGAAACAGTTTTCGATAGTCAGCAAGACCGCTACCTATTAATGATTTTGGGAAGAGAACCAGCCTATGATTTGTCTCCTACGGTGACTCGTCGTGTTCATGGCTGTTTGATTCATGTTGACATTATTGATGGCAAAATTTGGATTCAACGTGATGGGACTGAAGAGGGGATAGCAACGGAACTAGTGAGAGCGGGTGTACCAAAAGACCGCATTGTGTTGGGGTTCCGGTCTGAGGAATTGCGACGAGATTCTGATTTTGCTGTGGCATAG
- a CDS encoding metallophosphoesterase family protein, which produces MTLNFRFAIISDLHIALPHTIWDHPSRFHLVEVSIPAFESALEHLTQLNLDFLLLPGDLTQHGEPANHNWLKQRLAKLPFPVYVVPGNHDVPVLMADQQSIAFADFPNYYRQFGYADSQQLYYTCELLPGVRLIGLNSNTFNSDGKQIGRLDSQQLRWLEQVLAAAGDELVLVMVHHNVVEHLPNQSLHPMANRYMLENAGEVLELLQRYGVSLVFTGHLHVQDVASRDGVYDITTGSLVSYPHPYRVLEYHQDNHGKRWLQILSHRIESVPDFPNLQKSSRQWMGDRSFPFIMKLLTLPPLSLATDQAKEIAPSLRDFWATIADGDALLNYPQFPHKIRNYIQEYSAIATSGTPTLIDNNSTILLAENERFD; this is translated from the coding sequence ATGACTTTAAATTTTCGTTTTGCTATCATTAGCGATTTACACATCGCGCTTCCTCACACAATCTGGGATCATCCTAGCCGATTTCATTTGGTAGAAGTTAGTATCCCAGCTTTTGAAAGTGCATTAGAACATCTAACACAATTGAATTTAGATTTCCTCTTACTTCCGGGAGATTTAACTCAACATGGTGAACCAGCTAACCATAATTGGCTAAAACAAAGGTTAGCTAAACTACCTTTTCCGGTCTATGTTGTTCCTGGTAATCATGATGTTCCCGTACTCATGGCTGACCAACAATCTATTGCGTTTGCAGATTTTCCTAACTATTATCGTCAGTTTGGTTATGCTGACTCACAGCAACTTTACTACACTTGTGAGTTGTTACCTGGAGTGCGGTTGATTGGTTTAAATTCTAATACTTTTAACAGCGACGGTAAGCAAATCGGGCGTTTGGATAGTCAACAGTTAAGGTGGTTAGAACAAGTGTTAGCGGCGGCTGGTGATGAATTAGTATTGGTGATGGTGCATCACAATGTCGTTGAGCATCTACCTAACCAATCGCTGCACCCAATGGCAAATCGTTATATGCTAGAGAATGCCGGGGAAGTGTTGGAGTTGCTGCAGCGGTACGGAGTGAGTCTGGTATTTACTGGACATTTGCATGTGCAAGATGTCGCCTCTAGGGATGGGGTTTATGATATCACAACAGGTTCTCTAGTCAGCTATCCGCACCCTTATCGCGTATTAGAATATCATCAAGATAATCACGGAAAGCGGTGGTTACAAATTTTATCTCACCGCATTGAATCAGTTCCAGATTTTCCGAATTTGCAAAAGTCTTCTAGACAGTGGATGGGCGATCGCTCTTTTCCCTTCATTATGAAACTGCTGACACTGCCTCCTTTGAGTCTAGCAACTGATCAAGCCAAAGAAATAGCCCCCAGTCTGCGTGACTTTTGGGCAACTATTGCTGATGGCGATGCTTTGTTAAACTATCCCCAATTTCCCCATAAAATCCGCAATTATATTCAAGAATATAGTGCGATCGCCACTAGCGGCACTCCCACCCTGATTGACAACAATAGCACCATTTTGTTGGCAGAAAATGAGAGATTTGACTAA
- the trmB gene encoding tRNA (guanosine(46)-N7)-methyltransferase TrmB, whose product MTPVRVRQHVNPLAKKYQTPVNPLDWEKIYIQPNQPLHLDIGCAKGRFLLKMAELESNWNFLGLEIREPLVIEANKLRGELGLTNLHYLFCNVNNSLRPLLSSIPQKTLQRVTIQFPDPWFKNRHAKRRVVQPELVTELANYLDVGGEVFLQSDMEFIAREMCDRFAENPEFQKLHTDTWLAENPLPIATEREIYTHEKGEPVYRALFIRK is encoded by the coding sequence TTGACACCTGTGCGCGTGCGTCAGCATGTAAACCCTCTAGCCAAAAAATATCAAACACCAGTAAATCCCCTCGACTGGGAAAAAATTTATATCCAGCCAAATCAACCGCTACATTTAGATATTGGTTGTGCCAAAGGACGGTTTTTATTGAAAATGGCAGAATTAGAATCTAACTGGAACTTTCTTGGCTTAGAAATTCGGGAACCTCTAGTAATTGAGGCGAATAAATTGCGTGGAGAATTAGGATTAACAAATCTGCATTATTTATTTTGTAATGTGAATAATTCCTTACGCCCACTTTTGTCATCTATTCCGCAAAAAACCTTACAGCGCGTCACTATTCAATTTCCTGATCCTTGGTTTAAAAATCGCCACGCAAAACGGCGAGTTGTCCAACCAGAACTAGTCACAGAACTAGCAAATTATCTGGATGTGGGAGGGGAAGTATTTTTGCAATCAGATATGGAATTTATCGCCAGAGAAATGTGCGATCGCTTTGCGGAAAACCCAGAATTTCAAAAGCTACATACAGATACATGGCTAGCAGAAAATCCCTTACCAATCGCTACAGAACGGGAAATATATACTCACGAAAAAGGTGAGCCAGTTTATCGGGCTTTGTTTATCAGGAAATAA